Genomic DNA from Oryza sativa Japonica Group chromosome 5, ASM3414082v1:
TCGCAGGTAAACAATTACCTCATGAATATATACCAACCTAGTGTAGAACAGGAGAGTTGAAGGTCCTTCGGGAAGCCCTGCTTTCAAACCTTGGGTGTGTTATGTCATTACCTTCGGTCCTGGATGTTTGTGTTTTGGTGATGGGCAAGTCATGCCATTCCTGATACTAAGTCCCGGTTATGCTTTAAGGTGACACAGTAGTCCTGTGTCTTAGTTTCAGGTTATGGCAGGAAAGGGGTGGGATGGAACCCTCATAGTGCCAGAAAACTGTGATAGCTGTGCTGTCTGTTATCATGTAATGGTGTAAAGGTCGTGTTGTAATGTAAAGACTATCCCATTTCTGGTAATGAAAATGGGCTTTCAGCCCTTgctcaataataataataataataataataatattaatattaatattattattattattattattattattattattattattattattattattattattattattattattataaaataaatcaCTAAGTAATGCAGATATTGCTGGTAAGTAATTACCTCATGAGGAAATATTAACCTAGGGTACAGAGACGTAGATGCTTTTCTACACCATCCTTGCCAAGTTCTGTAAAATGTAGAGTCGAACAAGACAAGAAAAATCACCAATAGTCTGCGCATGAACATTTTCCATCCTTGAAGTGATGAAATCGGTTGGTGTCTCTAACATATATCTCCCTCCTCTCGAAAGATGATATGAACTTCATTGCTTCATGGCAGTCACCACAAATCCGAAGATTCTTTATCACCTGAAGGGGTGTTCCATGACTTGTGCTTATAAGGCCCAATGCTACAGCCAACTTCTCACTGTGCACAGAAAGGATATCATCCTTTTCTTGCTCTTCCACATCATGTAGGACATAATCTGTACTTGGTGCAAAGCCTAGCCTCCTCATCTCCATAGTAAGGTGTTTTAGCTTCTCAGTTATTGCAGCCATCATGGGGTGTGAACTATCACCAGCCAACAACATGTGTACCTTGTTCTTGATCTCTATCCAACTAcagcctttttctttcttcaaccCTACAGTCTTCATCATATCCCTCAGCCTATTGACCCCATCCCACATTTTCTTGGATGCATAAATGTTGGAAAGCAGGACATAATTACCAGCATTTTCTGGCTCTAGTTGAAATAGATTTTCTGCTGCAACCTCAGCAAGGACCACATTTCCATGAACCCTGCAAGAGCCCAGCAATGACCCCCAAATACAACCGTCTGGCTCAAACGGCATCTGATTTATGATATCATACGCATCATCAAGCTTACCAGCCCGACCAAGCAGAGTAACCATACATGCGTAATGCTCCATCCTCGGAGAAATTCCATGCTTGTGCTGCATTTCATTAAAGTAACTACGCCCCTCCTCTGTCCAGCCAGCTTGGCTGCAGGCACCAAGGACACAAGTGAAGGTGACTAGGTCAGGCTTCTCTTTGGAACTTTGCATGGATCGGAACAACCGCACAGCATTCTCAGCCTCTCCATGCATAGCATAGCCACCAATCATTGCATTCCATGAAACCACATTCCTATATGGCATTGCTTCAAAGATCATCCTTGCATCCCTGACCCTGCCACACTTGGCGTACATGTCCACCAAAGCACTCCCCACATAAATGTCATGATGAAAGCCCTTCCTAAGAGAAAAACAGTGTGCAGAACGACCATGCATCAGAGCTGCAATATTTGCAAAAGCTGGCAGCACGCACGGTATTGTAACTGAATTTGGCTCGATTCCTTCTGACTGCATCTCCCTGAAAAGATCAACGGCTTCCAGATCCCTTCCATTCTGCACACAACAAGCTACAATCGAGGTCCAGGAAACAACATTCAACTCAATCCCTCTGCCGACAAACTCCCTGAACAACCTTAAAGCCTCAGAGACTTGAGCATTCCGTGACAGCCCAGCGACGAGGGCATTGCAAGAGGCAACATCCATATGGCTTGACTCATCAAACACCCGGACTATCTCATCAGCTCGTCCGCACTTGCCATACATGTCGATGAGCGCAGTGGCCACACAAGCATCCAACCTGCACCCGGCCTTCACCACATACCCATGGAGCTGCTCACCGACAGCGACATCTCCAACATCCCCAACCGCAGATAGCGCACACGAGACTCCGGTCGCGTCAGGCAAGAACCCTTCCCCGTGCATCCTCACAAGCGCCAGGACCGCGTCCCGTGCGCGCCCGCTCCGGTTCAGCCCGGAGACAAGCCCGTTCCAGGTGATCACATTCGGCTCGACGCCATCGCTCCGCATCCGCTCGAGGAGCCCCCACGCTCCCTCGGCGTCCCCGTGAGAGGCGTGAGCGGCAATGAGCGCGCTCCAGCCCACGACGGTCCTGTGCGGCATTCCGTCGAGCACGCTGCGGGCGTCGGCCGTGGCGCCGAAGCGGAGGTAGGCGTGGAGGAGCGAGGACGCGACGAAGGCGTCCCGCGAGAcgcccgcgacggcggcggccgcgtgcagggcgcgggcgaggcgcaGCGCCGAGCATGACTTgagcgcggaggggaggaggcgcgggTCCGGCGGGAAGGAGACGTGGCGTAGGAAGTTGAGGACGGAGCTGGTGGTGGAGCGGGTGGACATCggctcggcggcgccgggccGTCTCGCATCTCCCCCGCTCGATCTTCTGCGACGATCCAACCGCTTGTGGTGGTGAGCTCGAGAAGCCACGGAACGAGAGGAGAATGGCGCCGGCTCGATCGGGAGAGGACGGCTGCGCCACCGAGCCGGAGAGCAGCAGCGGGGGATGCCGTGGAGCAGCAGCGAGATGagaggcgggtggcggcggatgAGATGAGCGGTGGAGGCGTCAGGCGGCGGAGGATTCGCCGGAGCAGGCGGCGGAGGTATGGATGGATGGGTGGGAAGACCGACGAGAGCGAAAATCAAATGGATTTGGGATTGACCTGCAGTTTCAAACATGCAAAACCGTTCAAACATAGAAGATATGTAGTGGAAACACTATCTCTAGTGCAAACATAGAAACCACACTTGGATGCAAAACGTAGGTTCCAGATATGTCCACGTCACCACAGAATGAAATGTTCAGAAAACACCCCGCCTAATTCCAAACTTTAGCATCTCAGCCCCCAAATTGTACCACAACACATCTCCGATTCAGAAGGGATCCATCCCCAAACTCAACTCTCTGCTGCGGCACGACGGTGGGGTTGGGGGAGGGGTGGtgtggcggcggcacggcggtggggtggggtggggcgccggcggtggtCGGCAGCAGCGCCACCTTTCCACGTGATTCGCGGCAACATGAATCAACCCCCATGCTGCTCCGGTGACGTCGAGGCATCTGCGAACGGCGGCCTCGATTCGCCGATTGCTCATCCAGCATCCACTGAATTAAGGTCATTCTCTCTTCTTGATCCCTGCTATAGTTCGTGTATGTTCTTCCGCGGAATGAGCGGAATGTTCTTGGTTTGAACAATTTAGGGGCTGAGATGAACTAGGGTTTTGATGCCACCAACACTGACAACTGCAGATGAAATAGAGTTACTATGCCGTCGGTGTTCTTGTAGAGACAGCTAcagcttcctcttcttcttgttcttcttgtCCTTCCCTCCACTTGGGCCTAGCCCCTCATCGATTGGCCAACAAAAGGTAGTAATGGTGTTCCTCCATTACTGCTGTTCTGTAAGGTTGTGATGAGCTACCCACTGATGTGGAGCAACCGGCGGCGTCTGCAGCTGTTACTGTTGTATTATTCATCGATGGGAGGACCGTGCGTAGAATTGATGTTGCTGACGACGGCCTGCCGTCGTGCTTTATGTTCTCCATTATCTTGCATATTGCTTTAGAACATTAATACTCATGTTAGTGTGGATTTTGTATCTCTGACCATATgcttgtttctttctttctgtaGTTAGCCGGAACTCAGATTTTCTCATGTTCTGTAGATACTCAGATGAATGTGTGACCTGGGAAATCTACATCATGAGCTTATTGCCTAAAATTGTACATGTAACTCAAATGCCGACCTCCCTGATTTTTTATGAAATGTATATGCAGTTCTATTGTGGGAAACCGTCAATCTAGATGACTGATTATTTTTCCTACAACTCGTGACTATAAAAGATTTTTCTACAACTGTTGTCATGTTTCATTTCATTAACATGCCACACAACTACAGATTGGAGTAGTTGCTTCTGAATAAAATCAAGATGCTTGATCGAAACCAGGAATTAGCATCACATCCATTCAGAACTTTGCTGTGAATAGACAATCTGATCAACAGATTATAATTCTACTTTCCATAAACATCAAGACTGTTACATATCCTTTTGCAGAGCTGAACACTGCTCAAGACTCAACAGTAGTCtgtccatccatccaaccattcattcattcatgcaCCACAGCAGCTGATAGTGTAATTGACTATAATTTGACTAATTTAATCCATAAAATCTGGGAACGAGTACGACAATGCATCCAATGAATACCTCTGAAATAGGAGAACCATCATTTCCCTATGGTGTTCCTAAACAAAATGCACCCTTTAACACTGTGTCTccactgttaaaaaaaaaacttctatggGAAATGTATTCCCCTCGGCTACTTTCATCAAAAGTGTTACCCCTGCAAGCTGCAAAGACAAATATGCAAATGTCATGTTGCAAGCACATATGTGAAAGTTTGAGCCTGTCAAGCATTTTGTTAGAACCAAAATGCTCTTGGCACACAATGGTAGCAACTATGCCTCCAAAATTATAGTCACAGGGAATTGTATTTCAGCATGTGTTCCCTACCCACTGTTAGTTGAATTTTCTATGGTTACCTATAATCTTTTTACCGGAAACCGTTACTTTCTTCCAAGAAAATATTATCGGCCCACTGGTTTgggttgatgtgttgtttgcttCGAGTCTCCCATTTGCTCTGACATTCTTGCCTAGGGAAAGACATGTTTTACCATTAAGCAAGCCTGAAATAATCTGACATGTTCACTTTCTTAGTTTTCTTTCATTTTACCTATGTCTCACATATAGATCTCACTTCTTGAATTTCTCTTCTATTTTACTGTCTGTTTATTTCTACTGGGTGTGCTCTGTTtataaaaattaagttttacATATGGTATTTTGATCATCCAGGTTATTCTTAGAGAACGAAGTGACATGGCAGGGAGATTGGACTTTAATGATGTGCATTCCGATGCAGAATCGGTTACTGCAGGTATTCCGAATCGACGAGATCAATACACCACGCCTCAAAAGTCCTCAAGCACTCCATTCTGTGTAAGTATTATTGCACACCCATTTTTTCAAGTTAGTTTAAGCATTCATGATATGCTGCTCTTTCATCATTGTTAATGTGCACTGTGTAGGGTTCGTATTTTATTCCAGACTGTGATGATTCTATGGTGCCAAACATCGGTATGACTTTTAATGGTTTAGAATCAGCCAAGGAGTTTTATGAAAGCTATGCGCTTAGAGTTGGCTTCTCAGTTCGCATTGGACAACACAAGAAAGTTGATGGAGTGGTTCTGTACAAACTGTTCCTTTGTGCGAACGAAGGATTCTGGGAGGACAAAGGTGAGAGAGGACTAGAATCTGGTAGTGAGAAAAGGAGTTATGAGAAAAGAATCACTAGGTGTGGTTGTGAGGCGAAGCTGGTTATTAAACTAGTCGATGGCGATAAGTATGTTATCACGGGATTTGAGCAAGGTCATACACATGCATTCGTTTCTCCTGACAAGAGGCATCTCATACGTTCCAACAGAAAGCTTACCTTGAGTGGTAGAAACACATTGCTCACGTGCCATAAAGCTAGCATCGGTACATCACAAGCATACCGATACCTTCGTGTTGGTGTAGGAGGGTTTGAGAATGTTGGATTTACAAAAAGGGACTTGCAGAACTACCATAGTGCTCTAAGAGTTTTGATAAAGTCCTCAGATGCTCTAATGTTTGTTGATCAGTTGAGTAGGAAGAGTCTTGCAAACCCAGGTTTTTATTTTGACTATGTTGTGGATGACAAGGGGAGGTTAATTCATGTATTTTGGGCAGATGCTATTTGCAGGAAAAATTATGCTCACTTTGGAGATCTCGTCTCTTTCGACTCTACATACAGCACCAATGAGTATGGCATGGTTTTTACCCCTTTCACAGGAGTGAACCACCACAAGAGCAGTGTACTTTTTGGTGCTACAATGTTATCTGACGAGACAATGGAGTCCTATATGTGGTTGTTCCACACTTTTTTGAAAGCAATGGGAGGTGTTGCACCTAAGCTAATTATCACTGATGAAGCTGCAAGCATGAAAGCTGCAATAAGAGAAGTTCTGACCACTACTATTCATAGACTATGCATGTGGCACATTTTGATGAAGGTTTGTGAGAAGGTTGGACCAATTCTGAAAGAGGATGAAAAATTCAAAGCCCGACTAAGCTCTTGTGTGTGGTCTTCTGAAACACCACTCGAATTCGAGGATGAATGGAGTTGTATTATTTATGAATATGGGTTGGAAGACAACGAATGGTTCAGTACAAAGTTCGATCAACGGCGTTCATGGGTGCCAGCTTATTTTAGTGACATACCTTTGTTAGGATTGTTAAGGACCACCTCAAGGTCAGAGAGTGCCGATTCATTCTTTTCTCGTCTAATTGGGTGGAAGCTTGCTTTGGTGGAGTTTTGGCTCAGGCTTGATGCTGCACTAGAAGAACAAAGACATAAGGAACTAGAAGAAGATAACATTACGCTCCACACAATCCGCAATTTGAAGACAGAATGGGTGATAGAGAAGCATGCAAGTGAGTTCTTCACACTAGGGGTGGGCATATTTAGACCGAACCGAAgaaccgaaccgaaaagaccgagaccgagaccgaaaagaccgagaccgagaaattcggttaTCTATTCGGTCCCAGCCCTCAAAAGACCGAATTTATTTCGGTTATTGGGTTCGGTTAACCGAATtaaccgaaatgaccgaaattttgGCCCAATAGACCTAGGAAGCCCAATAAGCCCACTAAAACAAACCCTAGAAGTGATACTAACCCTACTACCAgtgcagcctcctcctccagccccaccacgccgccgcctcctcctccagcccccaccgcaccgccgcctcctccagcctccaccgcgccgccgccgccggctctgCCCTCcaccgcgctgccgccgcctccgccctcccctGCGCCGCggcccgcctccgccctccaccgtgcgaccgccgccgccgtcctccaccgcgccgcggccgccgccctccaccgcgcgTTCCAAATTTTTTCGTTCCAAACTCTCCTCAAAaatttcggtcagaccgagaccgaaaaaaccgagaccgaatttgccggtcctgagtttttttggatgaaattcggTCCTGAGTTTGCGAAGACCGAACTGACCGAAAAACCGAAGACCGGGACCGAATTTTTCGGTCTGACCAAACGCCCACCCCTACTTCACACATGAGGTATTTAGCATAATTTAGAAAGAGGTGCTAGCTGCCAGGGACCGTTGCCTTATTGACAATGTGCAACAAGATGGCGAGGTCAAAATCATCGATATCATTGAAGAATCCAGGAAGCCAAGAGTTGTGCGTTATGATAGACAGACAATGGTTGCAACGTGCACATTTATGCTGTTTGAAACTCATGGTATACCATGTCGTCATCTAATTCCAGTCCTAAGAAGTGCCCAGCTAAGTGAACTGCCGAGATACTATTTATTGGAAAGGTTTAGGAAGGACTGCAAGAAGACACATGTGTTCGATGCAGATGGTATCTTGTTGGAAGAAAACACAAGCAACAGTAATGATCCTGTGATGCAAAAAATGCTTTCAGAAGCATGCAACCAAATGGAGAAGCTCATCCTACAAGCTAAGCAATCAGCAGCAGCTATGCAACTTTTGAGGGATGAACTAGTTGTGCTTGGTGATAAATTAAATGAGATGGTTCCTGAAAAAGAGCTTAGCCAAATTGAGGAATTTGAATCATATCTTGGATGTAGCATTCCAAGTCAAATTGAAATCCACCCGCCAAATGACACTCGTTCCAGGGGTCGGATAAAGAGAATTAAAGGGCACAATGACAAGGAGAAAAAGCAAaacaagaagagaaagaaaaaagagagagtacCACGAAGGTGCAAGAAGTGCAAACAAGTCATGCTGCACGATTCGCACAACTGTCCTAACAAAGAACCACAACAGTGATGCAAGGTTCTATACATCATGCTTCCTTAACTATCAGTCATCTTATAATAGTTGTCATACAATTTCCTGGAAGAAGTTAGCATTTCTCTGTAAAAGATTGTGTGTTGTCATCCAAAATTCAACTAACGGTGTATCGTAAAGTCTATAGTGTGGCAAGAACATTCTGGTTCTAATTGACATGCTGTAGATTTCCTTGGAACAAAGTAGCAATTCATGTAAAAGATAATAGGTGGCCATATAATATTTAACTAACAGCAGGTAGTGAACACATGTTGAAATATAATTAGTTGGGACCATTGTGAGGTAATAACATTTTTAGTATTGTCGTCATGAGTCTAATTATTAGTATAAATCGCAAATGTACAATTGTCCTGTTAACTGATGTGGTCCCTTGCATTTTTGCATGGGTTCTTATTTATAGTTCTTTAAGTTTTTGCCTGTATGATTTGGGACCTAGTGTTATCAACTTGGAAcaaagtataaaaaaatatgggaaggATTCTAGGTGGGCAAGTGGGCATGTAATATACAGTGGGATGTGTAGGAAGCACAATCATTTTGGATTGCATTTTCAGTTTGGAATGGTTAAGAATTACATATGGAAAATATTTAAGTAACACAATTGTTGTATTCTACAAACATGTTTGGCTCATATACAAATGTATATTGCGACAAGGACATTTTGGACAGCTAATATTCAGCTTGAAATGGTTAAGAGTACATATGGGAAGACAGGGAAAAAATATTAGAACAACCATTGTGTTCCAGGAACATTTTGTTATCTTAGTTTGGTCCGTAGTGTGAATAAAACTTTGTATGTATCTATGCTCACAAGTATATGTGTCCTTAACAATTTTTTATCTATGCTCACAAGTATATGTGTCCTTCTTAACAATTTTTTTCACTATGCAGTTTGCTGGGTGCAGTTTTTTTTGCTGAGAGCAGCTGGCGAGAATTCTTTTGCCTAGAGTAGTTTTTTGTTCAAAGTAGAGCCACTGCCATCATCCAGTGCACACGTGTGTGATCTATTAATAGATTTTAGCCATTTAATAGCAAGGTTGCATTTTTTATTAGACAACACCTTGAAGGGGATAACTGATATTTGTGCACAAGTGTTGTAACTTATGAATGTTATTACCTGCCAAAACTCTGTGGGATCTAAATTGTGTCAGCAAAAGACATCTGAATATCAGACCATGTCGTTATACATTGATGGACTAGGTTGACTCtgccactactagaaaaataatttatcgccacgaaaaataatttatcgcCACGAAAAAAAATCGTAGTATCAATGCTAAAATTATGGAAATAGATACATGTTGCCACAATCTTAAAATCGTTGCTAGCCGTGGTAATAAATAGCAtggtaataggttattgcaacgatttttatttagttgtaataaaatttgatattgccataaaatggatgtggcaaaaaatatatattgcgaCACTTCACATCGTTGCAATAAATAACTATTGCTATCACTCCATGTGTGGCATTAGTTCTACGTACCAAATTAAATGTTTCAATATTAATTTATCATcctaactattttcttctgatATCTTGTCATGGCCAGGATTCGAATCTAAGATCTCTCCATCACGCGCGCTCTCCATGACCAACTCATCTACGCatcaattttgtttaaaaatgcATACAATTCCATTTGAGACTGCCTAACTAAGATTTAAATCATGAATTTGAgtatttaaaatatttcaaatgaaaaatttaagttgtagatctcatcgagagctataaatttcatataaaatttgtcctaatccgtgtccatatgaaaagaataagttaaattatgagatgataaatttttattgcaacgaatttgttAATCATGGCAATAGAAAATAGTGAAAAGTACCATGTACTATGCaaattgccacaaaaattaaatgtgtggcgatagaacatgtttttgcaATAGTACTGTTTGTTGTGGCAATAGCTCATTtcctattgcaacaaaaatactgAATAAAACAATGATTGTAAATCGTTGCAACAAATTATAGTTATTtgccacaaaaaaaatatcattgcgATAGTACAATATATTGCCACGAATTATTTTTCGTTGTAATAAATTGGTGGTGATAGCTCAATTATCTTGTAGTGTGCCAGTTGTTTGTAGCCACTTTCTGGACCTATGATTTTCTAGGAAAATCCTAAATATACTTGAACTGGATAAATTTTCTGTGTGCTGtatttttctacttgaactAGTAATTTTCTGCACCTGTGTTCCCACAAACCGGTGTGCTGCATTTGCACACTATGGTCATGAAAGTTTTTCGTCTCTATAACAATATATTCATGTTGAGTTTCTTTAGAATTAAGTTCCCTGAATGTTCagatgtcaattttttttcatgaaggTATATATCTGTTCACCCTCATCCATATATGTGGTCTGTGTATGTGGTGAGGGAGATGCCATTTTCCACCCTAGGCACGATTTCCTGTTGTCATGTGCATAAGGTAGATTATATTCACTTCAGTCTGCTCTGCAGTGTCCATTGTCCACTTAAAATTCACCAAAACCTTGTTCTTGTGCTCATTTTTGAATTAAGGAAGGGAAGAACGATAACTCTCACTGCCGTGCGTTGTCGTGGATTGCCGTCGAGTTCTGCTCGTGCGCGGGCTGTCATTGAGATGCAAAAGCAGTGCAAGTCAAGGTGGAAGAAGCAGAGGCATTTTACACATTGTGTTTGCTTGTAATATTGTCATTTCAGTATATAGACAAATTGATTACAAACTAActcttatatgaattttctttttaaatcctAATAGCATGATAAGTGCTATGCATTGTCTTGATGAAGTTCTTCATCTCCTCCAATTCCTGCAGCACCTTCTCTAGATTGTCACCTTCAATCATCATCTTAGTTAGCACCTCCTATGTATTCTCACAATGGTCGTCAGTTTTGAAGTGCTGAACCCTAGACCCACAGGATTACTGTCTGTTGCATGTTGCTCTCCTCTCAGCTTGGTAGTCTGAAAATGTGACATCCAAGGAAGTAAAAATACTGATTTGGTAGCAAGGTTAGAAAAACATACAGGGAAGCCTGAAAAATTGTGTGATACTAGCAAGGTTAAGTTAAAAAACTAGTGAAACATTTACTTAACTAATCCAAGAAACCAACAAAGATCCATTTTATGCCTATCATATTCTGAAAGCATCCCCTGTAATTGGTCAAGGAAGAGTTCAGCACTTCAGCTCCCCAAAATTGAGCACTTGTAGAAATTTTAGTCACAGTGTGCTTGGTGTCCAAACATTTTGCCATTTTCCTAAACATCAACAACTAAATTGGGACAAAATCCAATATGTAATTGGTTACTGATGAGTTCAGCACTTGCAAAAAATTTAGTCACGGTGTGTTTGGTGTCCAAACATTTTGCCATTTTCCTAAACATCAGCTACTAAATTGGGACAAAATCCAATATCCATGAGACATCCACACGAGAGATCCAATCAGTTCAAACAGCTACATGCAGGCTGAGACTAGGAGAGGCGATCAAGAAACCCTCACCTTCAGAGCCTAGAGCTACGAGTCAATATCCTCAACGCATGACCGCCAACTCCACTGCGTCGGGGGCTAGCTCCCTCGGACCTTCGGCAGCGTGCTCCCTCTAAGCTTCACCACATCCGGCTCCCTCAGATCTGCATCCGTGTTCGGCGCAACGGCGACATCGGCAACATCCTCCTTACCAAAAGAGTTCCTCTCCTTCCGCGCCTTCTCAGCTACCGACGAGGGCGAGGACAGCCAGAGGCCAGAGTAGGTTGCCGCCGGGGAGGATAGCATCGAGGCTTCACTCATCATCGCTCCTATCCTGTGCGGCTGGTTGTCTTTGATTTGGATCTGGTGATTCAGAAAGATGTGTACCTATGTGAGAAAGGAGGGAAATGAGATGGTGTATTTGTAAATGTATAAAGCCTGACGCGGGGGGTTATTCATAAAACGTGTTGAGTGGGAGCTGGGTAGGTAACGCCTAATCTGGAACGCACATTTTAGATCCAGTGGTCCACAACGTAGGTGTAGGTTTTCACTACATATTTTCTCGTTCAAACATCCATGATGAACAGACTAGATCCCCCAGCTAAAAGTACCGGTGTATATATAttcaacaattaaaaaaaatacgatGAGATAGGCACAAGCTTTTATAAGTATCAGTGTATTGGATTGAAAGGAAGTAAACAAAGTTAGCAATACAGTAAGAATAGACTTAATTAcctcgagaaaaaaaatcggacATATCTTTCACCAATATGATTAGAAATTATCTACTCACTCCGTTTCACACGCTTTTGACttgtttaagtcaaacttcttaaaagtttgatcaagtttatgcAAAATATACCAAAATTTATAAcgttaaattagttttattaaattcagcattgaatatattttgatagctTCTTAGTTTTATGTTAAaactattattatatttttctataaatttcatcaaacctaaaaatttggcttgaaaaaaatcaaagcttAATATGAAATCGTGGTAGTATATTTTTGTTTCTGTGTTTCCAATACGATGCCATTTCTCTTGCGGCTTCAATGCTTCATGCATATACATCCTCTCTTTCACCCCTGAGCAATTTTCCCGTCACGATGAATGAACCAGCCGGTAAGTAGCATGCTACTTTTATGAAGATAGCATTCATATGTCTCTTTTACATACCAAAGACCCTATTCATGCTCTACATTTCATAACTATATAATCAATCCATGCTTCTGCGCAATGGAGACA
This window encodes:
- the LOC112936099 gene encoding pentatricopeptide repeat-containing protein At1g20230, which codes for MFETAGQSQIHLIFALVGLPTHPSIPPPPAPANPPPPDASTAHLIRRHPPLISLLLHGIPRCCSPARWRSRPLPIEPAPFSSRSVASRAHHHKRLDRRRRSSGGDARRPGAAEPMSTRSTTSSVLNFLRHVSFPPDPRLLPSALKSCSALRLARALHAAAAVAGVSRDAFVASSLLHAYLRFGATADARSVLDGMPHRTVVGWSALIAAHASHGDAEGAWGLLERMRSDGVEPNVITWNGLVSGLNRSGRARDAVLALVRMHGEGFLPDATGVSCALSAVGDVGDVAVGEQLHGYVVKAGCRLDACVATALIDMYGKCGRADEIVRVFDESSHMDVASCNALVAGLSRNAQVSEALRLFREFVGRGIELNVVSWTSIVACCVQNGRDLEAVDLFREMQSEGIEPNSVTIPCVLPAFANIAALMHGRSAHCFSLRKGFHHDIYVGSALVDMYAKCGRVRDARMIFEAMPYRNVVSWNAMIGGYAMHGEAENAVRLFRSMQSSKEKPDLVTFTCVLGACSQAGWTEEGRSYFNEMQHKHGISPRMEHYACMVTLLGRAGKLDDAYDIINQMPFEPDGCIWGSLLGSCRVHGNVVLAEVAAENLFQLEPENAGNYVLLSNIYASKKMWDGVNRLRDMMKTVGLKKEKGCSWIEIKNKVHMLLAGDSSHPMMAAITEKLKHLTMEMRRLGFAPSTDYVLHDVEEQEKDDILSVHSEKLAVALGLISTSHGTPLQVIKNLRICGDCHEAMKFISSFERREIYVRDTNRFHHFKDGKCSCADYW
- the LOC107281147 gene encoding protein FAR1-RELATED SEQUENCE 5, which encodes MFCRYSDECVTWEIYIMSLLPKIVHVILRERSDMAGRLDFNDVHSDAESVTAGIPNRRDQYTTPQKSSSTPFCGSYFIPDCDDSMVPNIGMTFNGLESAKEFYESYALRVGFSVRIGQHKKVDGVVLYKLFLCANEGFWEDKGERGLESGSEKRSYEKRITRCGCEAKLVIKLVDGDKYVITGFEQGHTHAFVSPDKRHLIRSNRKLTLSGRNTLLTCHKASIGTSQAYRYLRVGVGGFENVGFTKRDLQNYHSALRVLIKSSDALMFVDQLSRKSLANPGFYFDYVVDDKGRLIHVFWADAICRKNYAHFGDLVSFDSTYSTNEYGMVFTPFTGVNHHKSSVLFGATMLSDETMESYMWLFHTFLKAMGGVAPKLIITDEAASMKAAIREVLTTTIHRLCMWHILMKVCEKVGPILKEDEKFKARLSSCVWSSETPLEFEDEWSCIIYEYGLEDNEWFSTKFDQRRSWVPAYFSDIPLLGLLRTTSRSESADSFFSRLIGWKLALVEFWLRLDAALEEQRHKELEEDNITLHTIRNLKTEWVIEKHASEFFTLGVGIFRPNRRTEPKRPRPRPKRPRPRNSVIYSVPALKRPNLFRLLGSVNRINRNDRNFGPIDLGSPISPLKQTLEVILTLLPVQPPPPAPPRRRLLLQPPPHRRLLQPPPRRRRRLCPPPRCRRLRPPLRRGPPPPSTVRPPPPSSTAPRPPPSTARSKFFRSKLSSKISVRPRPKKPRPNLPVLSFFG
- the LOC136356664 gene encoding protein FAR1-RELATED SEQUENCE 5-like, with the protein product MVATCTFMLFETHGIPCRHLIPVLRSAQLSELPRYYLLERFRKDCKKTHVFDADGILLEENTSNSNDPVMQKMLSEACNQMEKLILQAKQSAAAMQLLRDELVVLGDKLNEMVPEKELSQIEEFESYLGCSIPSQIEIHPPNDTRSRGRIKRIKGHNDKEKKQNKKRKKKERVPRRCKKCKQVMLHDSHNCPNKEPQQ